GAAACTTGTACAAGACATATATTACAGGCATGGAAAGGAACTCCTGGTCTATATCTGCGGTTTCGTGAAGATACGTGAAACCGCCGAAGACCTTCTTCATGATGCGTTTGTGCGGCTCATACGCCATTCCCTCGATCATCAGATCGATGAAAGCAACCTCCGCGCGTTTCTCTACCGGATCGCGCGAAATACCTGCATTGACTACCTGAGGAAAAACCGCAAAAAGCATGAAACGGAGCTCCATGAATATATGGAATATGCCCGGTCCGCGTCGGTCCAGGAGGATGTCGAATACGGCGAGCTGAAGCAAAAGGTTGACGAGCTTGTTGATTCGAAAGACCCGGTCTCCCGGTCGGTATTCATAATGAGGACGGAGCTCAATATGACCTATGATGATATAGCGGGCAATCTCGGTATCTCCGAACGAACGGCGCAGAGAAAAATGAAGGACATGCTGGAATTCCTGACGGAATCCCTGGAAAAGGGCGGTTTTACGCTTTTATTTCTGATTATGCTGGCGGTTTTGCTTATGAAAATCGTTTTATATTAATGAAGGGATGATACCCAGTGAACGACCATGTGACACATGATGAAATGGCATCCTATCTTGCAGATACCCTGCTCCCCGGGGAGCGTGATCGTTTCGACAGCCATATCCGTGAATGCGAAACATGCCGCGACAAGCTTGATAAGATCAAAATAGCGCTGACGCCCCGCTTCCGGTCGGTGGAATTGCGCGATGAGACCGTCGCGAGAATATTGAGATCGTGGGACGCCATACAGGTTGAGGCGGCCCGGGGCGGCATGATCGCATTTCTCAGGAAGCATCCGAGGGCCGCGGTCGCATCGGCGCTGGCGGCAGCGGCGGCGACAATCATTGTCGTGTCGGCCCTCATGAACGCGCCCCGGGAGCCGGCCGGCGCCCATTTAACCCTGGGACGCGTCGAGGGGGGTGTTGCTGTCAACGAAGAGCAGGTCCATGCGGGCGGTAACGTTTTTGGCGGAAGCAGGATAACATTGCCGGATAAGGCGCTGGCGCGCCTTGTCTACGGGGAGATCATGAAAATTGATCTTATCTCCAGGTGCGATCTTTCTGTTGATGCCTTTGGATTTGACAGGGCTGATACCATCCGGCTGGAAAACAGCCTCCGCGACGGCATTATCATTTCTTCGATACACGACAGCGGAAAGAACGTGAGCTATGTCTATACGACGCCGAACGCCCGTATTGAGTCACAAGGCACCGAGTTCCTGCTTCAGGCCGAGGGAGGAAAGACCCTGCTGATAATGAAAACTGACGCGGTGCGGGCTATCCACGCGCGATCGGGCAAGAGCGAGATTGTCCCGGCAGGGATGAAGTGCGTCATTTCTGATTCGCTTGAGATCATGGCCGCAACGGATGAGGATATGCGAATTTTTGAAAACATCGAGGGACTGCGAAAGGGAGATTTCGGACGCCTCCTTTTACCCGCGTTCCATGACAGGAAATCCGGCACACAGGGAAAGTCGCCGGCCCCGGGCGATCCAGGCGTGAAAAATGGCGGTTCGATGATGGATAAAGGGAACGGCGCCGCTGAAAAGGTCCGGGAAGGAGATACGGACGGGCGGGACGCCCGGAGAGAACGGGACAGGGAAATGCGTCAACAGAGAATGGAACAGAAGAAGCTCCATATGAATGAGATGCGGAGGAGCAGAGGGACCAGCGCGAACCAGCAGATGCAGATGAGAAGGGGGCGTTAGTCCGTCGATCGCGGGGGACTAACGTGCCGGGCTTTCAA
Above is a genomic segment from Spirochaetota bacterium containing:
- a CDS encoding sigma-70 family RNA polymerase sigma factor, which translates into the protein MIDRKLVQDIYYRHGKELLVYICGFVKIRETAEDLLHDAFVRLIRHSLDHQIDESNLRAFLYRIARNTCIDYLRKNRKKHETELHEYMEYARSASVQEDVEYGELKQKVDELVDSKDPVSRSVFIMRTELNMTYDDIAGNLGISERTAQRKMKDMLEFLTESLEKGGFTLLFLIMLAVLLMKIVLY
- a CDS encoding zf-HC2 domain-containing protein, with the translated sequence MNDHVTHDEMASYLADTLLPGERDRFDSHIRECETCRDKLDKIKIALTPRFRSVELRDETVARILRSWDAIQVEAARGGMIAFLRKHPRAAVASALAAAAATIIVVSALMNAPREPAGAHLTLGRVEGGVAVNEEQVHAGGNVFGGSRITLPDKALARLVYGEIMKIDLISRCDLSVDAFGFDRADTIRLENSLRDGIIISSIHDSGKNVSYVYTTPNARIESQGTEFLLQAEGGKTLLIMKTDAVRAIHARSGKSEIVPAGMKCVISDSLEIMAATDEDMRIFENIEGLRKGDFGRLLLPAFHDRKSGTQGKSPAPGDPGVKNGGSMMDKGNGAAEKVREGDTDGRDARRERDREMRQQRMEQKKLHMNEMRRSRGTSANQQMQMRRGR